CCGCCGTGGAAAACGAAGTCCAGAGAGTTATGTGGCAGGTTGTGTTTCTTGCTCACATAGTCCTGAGAATCGCGCAGGATGGTTGGGGTCAGCTTCACGTTGCCTGGCTTGTAAACGCCGTGCACGTTACCGAAGGAAGCCGCAATGGTGAAGCGCGGGCTGATAGCATTCAGTTTGGTGTAAGCGTAATCAACATCTTCTGGCTGAGTGTACAGGGCAGAAGCGTCCATGTGGCTGTTGTCCACACCATCTTCTTCGCCACCGGTGCAACCCAGTTCGATTTCCAGCGTCATATCGATCTTAGCCATACGGGCCAGATACTGGCTGCAGATTTCGATGTTCTCTTCCAGAGACTCTTCAGACAGGTCAATCATGTGAGAAGAGAACAGTGGCTTACCGGTTTTCTTGAAGTGCGCTTCACCCGCGTCCAGCAGACCGTCGATCCACGGCAGCAATTTTTTCGCGCAGTGGTCAGTGTGCAGGATAACCGGCACGCCGTAATGTTCAGCCATCTGATGCACATGGTGTGCGCCAGAGATTGCGCCCAGGATCGCCGCAGCCTGTGGCTTGTCTGATTTCAGACCTTTACCGGCGATAAATGCTGCGCCACCGTTAGAGAACTGGATGATAACCGGTGCTTTTACTTTTGCAGCGGTTTCCATAACGGCGTTGATGGAGTCGGTGCCCACGCAGTTAACAGCTGGCAGAGCGAATTTGTTCTCTTTCGCTACTTTGAAAATCTTCTGCACGTCGTCGCCGGTGACAACACCTGGTTTTACGAAATCAAAAATTTTAGACATGTTTTTTGTCCTGTTTCGTCGGTCGTATTAAGAGATTCTAAGCCCGTCAGACGGGCAAATCAGTCCGGCGGAAGACAAGCCTCCGCCCCAGAGGTTACTGTTTCGCACGCTCTTCAAGCATGGCAACTGCTGGCAGTTTTTTGCCTTCCACGAACTCCAGGAAAGCACCGCCGCCGGTAGAGATATAAGAAATTTTATCTTCGATACCGAACAGATCGATGGCCGCCAGCGTATCACCGCCGCCGGCGATAGAGAATGCGTCGCTGTCTGCAATGGCCCTGGCAACAATCTCAGTGCCTTTACGGAAGTTAGGGAATTCGAACACGCCAACCGGACCATTCCACAGGATAGTTTTGGCATCTTTCAGTAACTTAGCCATCGCCTCTGCGGTCTCATCGCCGAAGTCCATGATCTCTTCATCATCCTTGACTTCGCTGACTTTTTTAACGGTAGAAGGGGCAGTTTCAGAGAATTCTGTGCCAACACGGGAGTCAGTAGGAACCGGGATCTTAAATTCATCACGCAGTTTTTTAGCGGCTTCTACAAAGTCAGGCTCATACAGAGACTTACCGACGTTGTTATCGATAGCCACGAAGGTGTTGGCGATACCGCCACCCACAATCACGGTATCCGCAATTTTTACCAGCGAGTTCAGCACGTCAAACTTAGTGGAGACTTTAGAGCCCCCCACCACAGCAACCATTGGACGCGCTGGCTCTTTCAGGGCTTTACCCAAAGCTTCCAGTTCGTCAGCCAGCAGAGGGCCTGCACAGGCTACAGGAGCAAATTTACCTACGCCGTGGGTTGAAGCCTGCGCACGGTGTGCGGTGCCAAAGGCATCCATCACATAGATATCGCAGAGTGCGGCATATTTTTTAGAGAGGGCTTCGTCATCTTTCTTTTCGCCTTTGTTAAAGCGAACGTTTTCCAGCACCACCAGCTCACCTTCTGCAACGTCCACGCCGTCCAGATAGTCTTTTGCCAGGCGTACTGGAGAAGAGAGTTTTTCTTTCAGATAGTTAACAACTGGCAGGAGGGAGAACTCCTCGTTGTATTCACCTTCGGTCGGGCGGCCCAGGTGGGAGGTTACCATCACTTTCGCGCCCTGCTTCAGCGCCGCTTCGATGGTCGGCAATGAAGCACGAATACGTGCATCAGACGTCACTTTCCCTTCTTTCACTGGCACGTTCAGATCGGAACGGATAAGGACGCGTTTACCAGCAAGATCCAGATCGGTCATCTTAATTACAGACATGGTGAATCCTCTCGTTGATTCTCTAAGTTTTGACAGGCGCAAACCGCGCCCTACCTGAAACCGCTTGCGGCCATTGCTAACGTCGTGTCGATCATCCGGTTAGCAAAGCCCCACTCGTTGTCGCACCAGACCAGCGTTTTGATCAGGTGCTGACCGCTGACCCGCGTCTGCGTGCCGTCCACAATGGCACTGTGCGGATCATGGTTAAAATCTATGGAGACTAACGGTAATTCCGTATAGTCAACTATACCACTAAATGCCCCTTCTGAGGCATTTCGCAACAAGGCATTAACTTCACACGCCTGCACCGCATCGCGCACGCTGACGCTCAAATCAATTGCCGTCACGTTAATCGTAGGCACCCGTACGGCAATAGCTTCAAAGCGGTCATTAAATTTAGGAAAAATACGGGTAATACCTGCGGCTAGCCGGGTATCCACCGGAATGATCGATTGACTGGCGGCGCGCGTCCGCCGCAGGTCAGTATGGTAAGCATCGATTACCTGCTGATCGTGCATGGCAGAGTGAATGGTCGTTACCGTACCCGATTCAATACCCCAGGCATCGTCCAGCAGTTTAATTACGGGAATAATACAGTTGGTAGTGCAGGAGGCGTTGGAGACGATCAGATGATCTGGCTGTAGCTCTTTCTCATTCACACCGTAGACCACGGTGGCATCCAGATCGTTACCGCCCGGATGGGAGAACAGAACTTTTTTGGCCCCGGCGGCCAGATGCGCTTCGCCATCTGCCCGGCTGCCGTACACGCCTGTACAGTCCAGCACCACGTCGACGTTAAGCTCTTTCCAGGGCAGATCGCTGATTTCCGCACGGTGCAAAATACGGATCGTATCTTCACCCACCGACAGCAGATCCCGCTCCTGGCGAACATCCCACGCAAAACGCCCGTGGCTGGTATCGTATTTCAGCAAATGCGCCATCCCCGCTGCTTCCGCCAACTCATTGATGGCCACCACGGTGATTTCTGCACGACGTCCGGTTTCATAGAGCGCGCGCAATACGTTGCGCCCGATGCGACCAAAACCGTTAATGGCAATGCGAACCGTCATATCACTCCTGCATCCGAATTCAGTGTAAAACTGGAGCTTTAGCCTGAGCCAGGCACTGATGTTTGTACAGGGAATTCTTCTGGAAACAGCGCTGTACTTCGCCCGTTTTTCAACAGTGCTTACGCTAACTGAAACGGTTCAGCCACAATAATTGAAGTGAGGAATAATAGGAATGACGAGGATCAATTGCTGCGACAATCTTTGGATCTGTGTCACAGATTTGGAAAATTTTGCCCGGAGGACCCGCGCGTAACAAAAAGAACAGGGGCGGGATAATCCCCGCCCCTCAGACTACTCACGAATACCAAAGCGATGAGAGCCTGCTCATCAGCGGAATCATTCCCGCCCCATCACTCTTACAGCAGTTCTTTCGCTTTAGCGACCACGTTATCCACGGTGAAGCCAAACATTTCAAACAGCTGCTCAGCAGGCGCAGACTCACCGAAAGTGGTCATGCCCACGATAGCACCGTTCAGACCGGTGTATTTGAACCAGTAATCAGCGATACCGGCTTCAATAGCCACGCGAGCGGAGACAGCTTTTGGCAGCACGGATTCACGGTAAGCCGCATCCTGCTTGTCGAAAGCATCGGTGGATGGCATAGAGACAACGCGAACCTTACGGCCTTCAGAGGTCAGACGGTCATACGCGCCCACGGCCAGTTCAACTTCTGAACCGGTAGCGATCAGGATCACGTCAGGCTGGCCTTCGCAATCTTTCAACACATAACCACCGCGTGCCACGTTCGCCAGCTGCTCAGCAGTACGATCCTGCTGCGCCAGGTTCTGACGGGAGAAGATCAGCGCCGTTGGGCCATCAAAACGCTCGATAGCGTATTTCCAGGCTACCGCGGACTCAACCTGGTCGCACGGACGCCACAGGCTCATGTTCGGGGTCACGCGCAGGCTGGCCATCTGCTCAACCGGCTGGTGCGTCGGGCCATCTTCACCCAGACCGATGGAGTCATGGGTATAGACCATCACCTGACGGATTTTCATCAGCGCAGCCATACGGGCAGCGTTACGGGCATATTCCACAAACATCAGGAAGGTAGCGGTGTAAGGCAGGAAACCACCGTGCAGCGTGATGCCGTTAGCGATAGCGGTCATGCCGAATTCGCGCACGCCGTAATGAATGTAGTTACCGGCTGCCTCTACGTTGATTGGCTTAGAACCAGACCACATGGTCAGGTTGCTTGGTGCCAGGTCAGCGGAACCGCCCAGATACTCCGGCAGCAGTTTACCAAAAGCTTCCAGCGTGTTCTGGGAGGCTTTACGGCTGGCAATTTTCGCCGGATTAGCTTGCAGCTGTTCGATGAATTTCTGCGACTCTGCCTGCCAGTTAGCTGGCAGCTCGTTGCCCATACGGCGGGTAAATTCCTGCGCCAGTTCTGGATGAGCTTTTGCGTAAGCGGCAAACTTCTCGTTCCAGGCCGCTTCTTTAACCTGACCGGCTTCTTTAGCATCCCACTGCGTGTAGATATCCTGAGGGATTTCAAACGGAGCGTGAGTCCAGCCCAGCTGCTTACGGGTCAGTGCCACTTCATCATCACCCAGCGGTGCGCCGTGTGAATCGTGCGTGCCGGCTTTGTTAGGTGAGCCAAAGCCAATCACGGTTTTGCACATCAGCAGGGAAGGCTTATCGCTGACCGCTTTCGCTTCTTCAACCGCTTTTTTGATGGCTTCTGCATCGTGACCATCAACGCCACGCACCACATGCCAGCCATAAGATTCGAAACGCTTAGCCGTGTCATCAGTGAACCAGCCGTCAATGTGGCCGTCGATAGAGATGCCGTTGTCATCATAGAAGGCAACCAGTTTGCCCAGCTTCAGCGTACCCGCCAGCGAGCATACTTCGTGGGAAATGCCTTCCATCATGCAGCCGTCGCCCATAAACACGTAGGTGCTATGGTCAACAATGTCGTGGCCCGGACGGTTGAACTGAGCGGCCATAGTGCGCTCGGCGATCGCCATACCTACAGCGTTCGCCACGCCCTGACCTAATGGGCCGGTGGTGGTTTCCACGCCAGCGGTATAACCGAATTCAGGGTGACCTGGAGTTTTAGAGTGCAGCTGGCGGAAGTTAGCCAGTTCAGCAATCGGCAGATCGTAGCCGCTGAGGTGCAGCAGGCTGTAGATCAGCATTGAACCGTGACCGTTGGACAGCACGAAGCGGTCACGATCGGCCCACATCGGATTGGCTGGGTTATGGTTCAGGAATTCACGCCACAATACTTCGGCGATATCTGCCATGCCCATAGGGGCGCCCGGGTGGCCAGATTTAGCTTTTTGTACCGCATCCATACTTAATGCGCGAATAGCGTTAGCAAGCTCTTTACGAGAGGACATGTTTTGCTCCAGGTCGGATTGTACGCTTCGCCGTCCTTAACCTATTTTAATCAATGAGTTATCAGGCAAAGTGGTAAAAGTCGACCCTCAATGTACATGAAAAACAGCCCGCATGTACATGGCGAAACGTGCAAAATGGCAGGGACAAACTTGCGCTTTGCTCTGATTGCGACTAGCCATGTAAGGCTGCAAGCGTTATAACGCCTTATTTATCTGCTTTATTATTTTCTGCCAGTTTGGCAGGTGCTTGTTTTTATTACCTTGTTACTGAATGGATAAAACATCATGAAACTCCGTACTTCTTTAATGACTCTCGGCGTGGTTACCGCACTTTCTGGTTGCCAGAACTTCGACAGCAATGCCCTGATGCAGTCCGGTGCGCAGGCTTATCAGGCTGCCTCGTTGAGCGATGAGCAGGTCAAAGAGCTGAGCGTGAAATCCTGTGCCCAGATGG
This genomic window from Erwinia sp. E_sp_B01_1 contains:
- the fbaA gene encoding class II fructose-bisphosphate aldolase, with the protein product MSKIFDFVKPGVVTGDDVQKIFKVAKENKFALPAVNCVGTDSINAVMETAAKVKAPVIIQFSNGGAAFIAGKGLKSDKPQAAAILGAISGAHHVHQMAEHYGVPVILHTDHCAKKLLPWIDGLLDAGEAHFKKTGKPLFSSHMIDLSEESLEENIEICSQYLARMAKIDMTLEIELGCTGGEEDGVDNSHMDASALYTQPEDVDYAYTKLNAISPRFTIAASFGNVHGVYKPGNVKLTPTILRDSQDYVSKKHNLPHNSLDFVFHGGSGSSAAEIEESIGYGVIKMNIDTDTQWATWDGILQYYKKNEGYLQAQLGNPEGADKPNKKYYDPRVWLRASQSSMIVRLEQAFKELNDVDVL
- the pgk gene encoding phosphoglycerate kinase translates to MSVIKMTDLDLAGKRVLIRSDLNVPVKEGKVTSDARIRASLPTIEAALKQGAKVMVTSHLGRPTEGEYNEEFSLLPVVNYLKEKLSSPVRLAKDYLDGVDVAEGELVVLENVRFNKGEKKDDEALSKKYAALCDIYVMDAFGTAHRAQASTHGVGKFAPVACAGPLLADELEALGKALKEPARPMVAVVGGSKVSTKFDVLNSLVKIADTVIVGGGIANTFVAIDNNVGKSLYEPDFVEAAKKLRDEFKIPVPTDSRVGTEFSETAPSTVKKVSEVKDDEEIMDFGDETAEAMAKLLKDAKTILWNGPVGVFEFPNFRKGTEIVARAIADSDAFSIAGGGDTLAAIDLFGIEDKISYISTGGGAFLEFVEGKKLPAVAMLEERAKQ
- the epd gene encoding erythrose-4-phosphate dehydrogenase, translated to MTVRIAINGFGRIGRNVLRALYETGRRAEITVVAINELAEAAGMAHLLKYDTSHGRFAWDVRQERDLLSVGEDTIRILHRAEISDLPWKELNVDVVLDCTGVYGSRADGEAHLAAGAKKVLFSHPGGNDLDATVVYGVNEKELQPDHLIVSNASCTTNCIIPVIKLLDDAWGIESGTVTTIHSAMHDQQVIDAYHTDLRRTRAASQSIIPVDTRLAAGITRIFPKFNDRFEAIAVRVPTINVTAIDLSVSVRDAVQACEVNALLRNASEGAFSGIVDYTELPLVSIDFNHDPHSAIVDGTQTRVSGQHLIKTLVWCDNEWGFANRMIDTTLAMAASGFR
- the tkt gene encoding transketolase, which encodes MSSRKELANAIRALSMDAVQKAKSGHPGAPMGMADIAEVLWREFLNHNPANPMWADRDRFVLSNGHGSMLIYSLLHLSGYDLPIAELANFRQLHSKTPGHPEFGYTAGVETTTGPLGQGVANAVGMAIAERTMAAQFNRPGHDIVDHSTYVFMGDGCMMEGISHEVCSLAGTLKLGKLVAFYDDNGISIDGHIDGWFTDDTAKRFESYGWHVVRGVDGHDAEAIKKAVEEAKAVSDKPSLLMCKTVIGFGSPNKAGTHDSHGAPLGDDEVALTRKQLGWTHAPFEIPQDIYTQWDAKEAGQVKEAAWNEKFAAYAKAHPELAQEFTRRMGNELPANWQAESQKFIEQLQANPAKIASRKASQNTLEAFGKLLPEYLGGSADLAPSNLTMWSGSKPINVEAAGNYIHYGVREFGMTAIANGITLHGGFLPYTATFLMFVEYARNAARMAALMKIRQVMVYTHDSIGLGEDGPTHQPVEQMASLRVTPNMSLWRPCDQVESAVAWKYAIERFDGPTALIFSRQNLAQQDRTAEQLANVARGGYVLKDCEGQPDVILIATGSEVELAVGAYDRLTSEGRKVRVVSMPSTDAFDKQDAAYRESVLPKAVSARVAIEAGIADYWFKYTGLNGAIVGMTTFGESAPAEQLFEMFGFTVDNVVAKAKELL